A single genomic interval of Blastocatellia bacterium harbors:
- the sixA gene encoding phosphohistidine phosphatase SixA, producing MELYILRHAIAVERGTPGYRDSDRPLTPEGEKKMVQAAHGMKALGLSFDLILTSPYQRARHTAEIVATVFDAQDKLITTTALTPAGDPAELVAELSRHGKSADSILLVGHEPYLSSFISTLLVGDERLQLTMKKGGLCKLTVNSLRHGRCATLQWLLTPRQLRMLG from the coding sequence ATGGAGCTGTATATTCTCCGACACGCGATTGCCGTTGAACGCGGCACGCCCGGCTATCGGGATAGCGACCGGCCGCTGACGCCTGAGGGCGAAAAGAAAATGGTCCAGGCAGCTCACGGCATGAAAGCCCTCGGACTGTCGTTTGATCTGATTCTGACAAGCCCATATCAGCGAGCCAGACATACGGCGGAGATCGTCGCCACAGTGTTCGACGCGCAAGATAAACTGATCACCACAACGGCGCTGACACCGGCCGGTGATCCGGCTGAGCTGGTCGCGGAACTGAGCCGTCACGGCAAATCAGCCGATAGTATTTTGCTTGTCGGCCATGAGCCGTACCTGAGCAGTTTCATCTCCACCTTGCTGGTCGGCGATGAGCGGCTGCAGCTCACCATGAAGAAGGGCGGCCTATGCAAGCTGACGGTGAACAGCTTGAGGCATGGCCGGTGCGCCACCCTTCAGTGGCTGCTCACGCCTCGGCAACTGAGAATGCTTGGCTGA